A region of the bacterium genome:
GAGGATCTCGATCTCGACGAGCTCGCCCGCCTCCAGCCCCTCGCGCTCGGCCGGCACGCGGACCATCCCGCGGCCGCGCACCATCGCGCTGACGAGGCCGGACTTGCGGAAGACCGGGACCGCCTCCATGCCTGCGGCCCCGCGCCGCAGCGTCACCTGGTAGTAGTCCTCCCGCCCCGCCTGGGAGGGGAGGTTGTCGGCGAGTCGCGCGAGCACCGTGACGCCGGACTCTCCGGGCGGCACGCCGAGCATGCGCTCGATCAGCGGCCGCACCAGCACCAGGAAGATCACCATCGCCGAGATCGGGTGCCCGGGGAGGCCGAAGACCGGGATGCCCCGGTGCGCGCCGACGACCGTCGGCTTGCCCGGGCGCACCGCGATCCCGTGGAAGAGCAGGCCCGGCTCGCCGAGGGACTCGACCACGCCGCGCGTGAGGTCGCGCGCGCCGGCCGAGCTGCCCCCGGAGATCAGCACCAGGTCCGCCGCGGCCACGCCGGCGCGCACCCGCTCGAGGATCGCCTCCTCCTCGTCGGGGACGCGCCCGAGCAGCAGCGGCTCGCCCCCGCAGCGGCGCACCCACGCGCCGAGGGAGTACTGGTTCACGTTGCGCACCTGGCCGGGGCCCGGCGTCTCCTCCGGGCCGACGAGC
Encoded here:
- the glp gene encoding gephyrin-like molybdotransferase Glp; the encoded protein is MSERSGATGFFQVAGTREILEAFSWVAPRRTERVPLLDALGRALAGDAVAPIDIPHFTRAAMDGYAVGAADTFGASESQPAYLTLRGGIPMGTAPETRLGPGEALRIATGGMLPHGADAVVMWERTREGDDLLEVYRPVAPGEHVVTVGEDVREGERVLAAGRILRPADLGLLAGLGVTEAEVVRRPRVAVISTGDELVGPEETPGPGQVRNVNQYSLGAWVRRCGGEPLLLGRVPDEEEAILERVRAGVAAADLVLISGGSSAGARDLTRGVVESLGEPGLLFHGIAVRPGKPTVVGAHRGIPVFGLPGHPISAMVIFLVLVRPLIERMLGVPPGESGVTVLARLADNLPSQAGREDYYQVTLRRGAAGMEAVPVFRKSGLVSAMVRGRGMVRVPAEREGLEAGELVEIEILA